The nucleotide window GCTTCACGATTCTAGGGAAAGGATCTTTCCATAGGATGCTCTAGAAACAGCGGGGAACTAAAAAAACGTAGGTGAATGTGTTGATTCCAGTATACACTGAAGGATTCGATGGTGGTTTAAGATTTGAGCATGATGTGCCCCTATGGTTTTTCTACCCAAGGGATTGGGATCCTAGATCTAGCCAAATGGTAGAGGTATTCTGGCCCCACTGGCCACCAAGATCTTGGTTTGGTATATTGCCTCATAAGAAAAAATATTATGTTTGACAATAGGTTTCCATACATACTGTAGGGCGTTCTATTTTTCTTTGCATGACATTACTCTATGATAGTGGGGAAAAAGAAGCTGGGATTTAACTTTGTTCTATTATGGGAACTATTGATCTACTTTACAAAGTTGGAGTTTTCTATTGAGAATTGCCTTGATTCAATACTGGATATGACTCACTGTGCAGTGTGAATGATAATACTATATAGCAAGTATGCATGCTAGGCATCAAGACTCAGTTTCCCGTTATATATGGTACTGAACCAGTGTTGTTTCCTCCTCAGGTTGATCCAAAGGCGACAACAGCAGTGCAATCGCGTCTCCCTATTCAGGCCAGGAGTCAACTACAAACATTTTATCATGGAGTCATCCATTCCTCTTCACTAGCAATGGGTGCACAGGATACTGGCTTGAATGCCCATGGCCAAATGAGCCCTGCTGGAAACCTTGTGCTTGTTCCTGCTCCTGTCTCAGGTGGTCAGATTTCAGGTGCTCCAGGGAATGCCGAGCAATACCTTGAAGAAGATGCACCGCTGAGCCAGGATGCCATAAAGAGATATCAACATTTGATTTGGGTCCAGGTGGCATATTTTAGTGTATGCCTCGACCCTACCGTGGCCACTTCTGGGAGACTCCTCCAGCAGGCTATGCAAGACCTGAAGAACCACTGTGCTTGTGATGCTCTGGTGGCACATTATGAGAACAATCCAGCAGAGGCAGATACTACAGTTATTCGGCAACAAAGTACTCACTCTGCTGGCTCCTCTCAAGTGCAGCAGCATCACAGAGCTAGAGGATTCAAGAATGTGATTCCTCCTGTTCACCAGCAGGAAACTGTGGCTCCGGTGATGAGCCCTACATTGAGGCTCATGAACATCAAGGGCAAAGTGGCAGCTTCCTGGTGTGCATAACTGTTTACTGTCAACTGCAGCTTAATTATATAGTTCAACTTGCATTGTGATTTACTTTTTTTACTGTAACTTTGGAATGCAGTGCTGATCGCAACTGGAGCCGCTTTGTACAGCAGGCGATTGAGGTCGCAACACCTGAAGAGATTGTTATGGTTTATATGGAAATCATGCCTTGTGTGCGCACACTTGCTGTTGATATGTTTGGAAATCATGCCCTCCAGAAGGTTaagtttctcccatttgattcaGTAGTATATATGTTTTTCTATTTAACTACTAGAATCTTCGAAGCACTAGGCCATAAGTTGAGTATGACGTCCCATAGAAATTACTAACTGGTTATCTTTGTTTCACCTACAGATTCTTGAGCATGGACCAAAGTCCTGCAAACGAGAGGTCATCAGTAATCTGTTTGGCCATATGTTACCCCTAAGCCTTGATAAGTACAGCTGCCGGGTAATACAAAAGGTAAACCGGTCAATGTTATTTCAGATCGATTCAGAAATGATTTATACTAGTATGTGCATACATATTTCTGTAACTCTGAAGATTGCACATGGCTTCTTTGTTTACCTCTGATTCTTAGTGTTCATATGCATCGCTAACCTGATTACCAACAAGTTTGATCAACGGGTTCTAAGCTTGTCTTAGACTGCTGTACTTTTCTTATCTTTTCTGTGTCTTTCTTTGTTTCCTGAGTCGCTCCCCCTCTCTTGTTTTTTTAAGTAAACTGTGCTGGCTTGTTTGGCCTTTTTATTTATCTCCTGTAGGGGCTAAACCCGCCTCCAGTTTCTTGAAAAAACAAAACCGTGTGCATTTATTCATCTATATATTTATGATGATGTTCTTTTGAAGCAGTGAAGTGTATCACCGTTAACTCAGTTGGCTTCTCTACATTTGATCTCTCTGTTTCAGGCTTTTGATGTAGGGGAACACGATCAGAAGGTTGTAATGGCCAAAGAGCTCAGCAGCAAAGTGCTCAAGTGTGTTCGCGACCAGTTCGCGAACCACGTAATTCAGAAGTGCATAGAGTGCCTGCCGCCCAAGGACATCCACTTCATCCTCCGAAGCTTCGACGGAAGGGCCAAGGCACTGTCCATCCATCCTTACGGCTGCCACGTGATTCAGGTTTGCTCATTGATATATGCGTCAGTTAATTTCTCAGTGCTATGTCGTCTGATTCAACTTGAAATCTCATTCAGTtaattatcaaaaaaaaaaaaaaaaaaactgattcaGTTTATCTTCTACTGTTCCCAGAAAGTGTTGACCCGTTGTAAAGACCAGGAGATCTACCACACGCTGACAGCAGAGATTATGGAAAACGTTAACAAGCTGTCAGCGGATAAGTTCGGGAACTACGTGGTGCAGCAGCTGGTAGAGCACGGAGGCCACGCCATGCGGTCCACGATGGTGAGGCAATTTGCCGGGCGCGTGGTGAGCATGAGCTACCACAAGTTCGCCTCCAACGTGGTGGAGAAGTGCCTGACCTTCGGGAGCCAGGAGGACCGGCGGCTGATCGCCGACGAGATCGTCGGCACCGGCGGTGGCCAGCACTTCGACCATCTCGTGGTTGGTGACTTGCACTGCGACAGATTTTGCTTTCTTTGACCTGCGCTAGCTGTTCCTCACTCATATCATGCTATGTTATATGTGGTGCAGGATATGATGATCAATCCATACGCGAACTTTGTAATCCAGAAGATGgtggtgacggcggaggagcAGCAGGTGGCGTTGCTGCTGGACGTGGCAAGTAGCAACGCGACCAGCCTGGCGAGGTACCCGCATGGAAAGCACGTCATCGATTCCATGGAGAAGTTCCTTAGCGGCGCCAAGGGTGGTGTCCACGCAGACCCTGCCCGCTGCCGCCGATGATGAGCGAGGCAGACACCTGCCTGCTTAGCGTCTTCTTCAGTATACTGAATTCGTCGGCTTAGCTTCTCCTTTGTATACCTCTGGTCATTGGCAACCAATGAATGAAGAAATCAACCAATTTTCGAGCTCTGTGTTTATGCTGCTTCTGTTTGCTGTTGCCTGTAGTAATCCTGCAACTCATCAACACGGTCGTCAGCAGGTTGTGCCGTTGTGGTTGCACTGCACCCTGTCCAATAGACTGACAGATTGTGGTAGCAGGTACAGGTTCGGATTTGTGATGCACGGATACTCCAGGGAGTCCGTATCGCGTATCCAATACGTATTGGATAAAGATACGCCTTGGATACTCGTTCACCGGATACGTATCTAGGCCGTACTACGAGTTATAGATACGTATTGACCTAGATATGAGTATGTAAGAGGCGTGCAGAGGGAGGGATTGGCGGCGGCTATGGGAGTGGCTGCTAGGGTTTGGCGGCGGCGTGGGAGAGGAGGCGGCAGGcacagggagaggagaggaggagataGAAAGGAGCAATCACTCATCTTTTGCTTTGTTTGATTGATTACATCCCCTTAGTATTTATAGTCCTTATAGGACTTGGACTCTAAGCAACCTACGGGAGATCCTTATAGGATTGGATTCTCCCTTCAATACTAACAAACTCCAATTCTATAACTAACCAAACTCTATCCAAACTCTAATAGACTTGATATGGTAACTTGGATAACGACGGTGGAATCGACGAGAGCGGCGGCGCCCTCCCTCCTGGGCGCACATTGCTCCTAGGGCGCGCTGGTGGAGGCGCCTGGCGCCCCTCCTTGGGTCCCTCTCGGCCCGTTAGCTCTAGGTTGGGGGCCCTCCATTGGGCGTATGACACCCCCCTTCTCCACTCGGCGCGTCCTCGTGCCGAAGTAGGGTCCAGTCGTCGACGCCAGCTGGTGGAAAAGCTTCGCCGGGAAGAATGGCCTCGATGCGGCCAAGCATGCAGCCGTAGATGGGGTCGGCAACAATGATGTTCTCCCTTGTGCTTGTTGGCGAAAACTCGAAGCATTAAAGGAGATTGCCGATGTAGCCGTAGAAGAAGTAGAGGTGCGCGCCAGTGTTTGTGCCGGCTCCTGTCGTCTGGCGAGCCGTAACAAGTAGAGGTCACGGTATGGCTGCCCTAAATATGAAGTGTGCCATCTCTCTTGGTGGAGCAATGAAGTCGTGGATGTGGTTGTCGGCGTCGGGGGCGAGGTAGGCAGGGATGTGGTGCCAAACCATGGCGCTTGATCATGTTGTCGGCGACGTCGTCAAGTCAAGCATGGTGCTGGACATGAAAGAGCCTAAGTCAAACTCACCTAGCGAAAGACGGTGGGCGGTGGAGCCGGGTCGGAGAGCGATGTGAACGCTGTCGACGCGAACGAGTTGATGGCTCAGGTTGTCGAGGAAGACCGCCGTTGCCGGCATGATGGGGCGCCCTTGTAGCCACGGTCGTCCAAGTAGGACGCTTGTTGGCACCCTGTTGTGTTGGCCCCTTGTCGGTGGAGGGTGGGCGCCGAGGGCCAGGAGTTCCATGTTGGCCGAACCGCCTCGGCGTAGAACCTGCAAAAGGTCAGGTAGAAGCGATGATGCTGCCAGGAGGTAGAGCCGACCGTCAAAAGAAGATGAGTCCTTGATCAAGTGACCAAGCCTAGGCAGCCACGCCATCGGATATGGCCATGACGATGGTACGCAGCTCCCGTTGCTGAAGCGTAGCTTGGCGCATGTGGTCGAAGATGACGCCGGTCGTGTCGATGTAGTCAAGGGCGTTCGGGTGGTGGGCTCGGCGGGCCTTGCTCAACATGTTGTCGGGTGGAGGTAGCGTTGTTGCTCGTGTCGCTCACTCGATCGGTGGAGGTGTCGGTAGAGCGAGAACAGTAGCTGGAGTATGTCGTCACTGCACGGTGATGAAGGTGAACAGGCGCCCATTGCAGACGTACTGGAGCTGCATGGTGGTGAAGTCCCAAGTCAGTCGGCCAAGGCTAGCCAACCAAGGTGTGCCAAGGATGATGTCGACGTCGTTGCCAATGTCTAGGAGGTAGGTGTCGATGTCGAAGACGTCGGCATCAATGCAGAGAGGTACGCTGAAGGTTGCAACGCGATAGGGAACCTCATTCCCGCTCCCGATGAGTGTGGCGGTGTTGATGCGCTGCTCTTGTAGACTGATGAGGCGGGCTATGTTGACGTCGATGATATTGTGCGTAGTGCCCGTGTCGATGAGGATGTGGACGCGTGTGCCCGACACGACCCTCCGCGATACCAGGTGTAAGAGGCCTGCAGAGGGAGGGGCTGGCGGCAGTTGTGGGAGTGGTAGCTAGGGTTTGGCGGCAGCGTGGGAGAGGAGGCGGCGTGAGTAGAGGGGAGGCGGCAGGCGCAGGGAGAGGAGAGCAGGAGATAGGAAGGAGCAATCGCTCGCCTATTGCTTAGTTTGATTGATTATATCCCCCTAATACGTATAGTCCCTATAGGACTTGGACTCTAAGCAACCTACGGGAGATCCTTATAGGATTGGATTCTCCCTTCTATACTAGCAAACTCCAATTCCATAACTAACCAAACTCTATCCAAACTCTAATAGACTCGATATGGTAACTTGGATAACGACGACGGAATCGACGAGAGCGGCGACGCCCTCCCTCTTGGGCGCACATGGCTCCTAGGGCGCGCTGGTGGAGGTGCCTGGCGCCCCTCTTTGGGCCCCTCTCGGCCCATTAGCTCTAGGTTGGGGGGCCTCCATTGGACATATGATAGAGTATCAGACACGTTTGAGCCCGTGTACATATGGGCCCATGAAAGGAAAATAGCCCAAGAGTGAGCCGTCCCTCTTATTGGTGCTATGTGATGAGGGTGCCTCCAATCGGCGGTGCATATTGAGTGTGTGTGCTCCTCAAGATTTGCATGGCCCAACTTTTGATCAAACCAAATGCAATTCGAGATAGCAGCACTAGGTTTTTCTAGATAGAAACAAAGCTTTGGTGTATATTTAAAATGAAACAGGTAAACTATCCTTATGAACAAAAATGTAAAAGTAAATGCTTGCAAAATCTAATAAGCAGCCCTTCCAATGCATTTAGAAAATTAGAGCtcaatcactactacagaaacgtcAACGACACTTTCACTTCTAGAATTTATTAAAACCGGTGGTGGCTGCACGAGCGCGCCGGCGGTGGCCGCCTCCTGGCACCGCGCGGTGCGGGTTCGGCCCACGGGTGGCCGCGGATGTGGTGCGGCGCAGCCGCACGGCCAAGCCCGGCGGTGGTTGCCTCCCGCCTGGGCCTTTCTCCTTCCCTCTCCTCACGCACATGGATGCTTGGCTGATCTGCGCCGCCTCTTCGACCTGCCCTAGGGATGGCTAGCTGGCCTCACCCCGACCGCCGTGCTCTAGGACTGCACGCCCTCGTGTACGCCGCTAGCGCGACAGTCCCTATGACTGTCTTCTTGGTCCAATCTAATACCTGCTTGGTCGATTCAATGTACCCATATTTCGATTTCATCTTTGTCTACTGTATTTTTTGGTGCCAGGTGCGTCAGCAGCTCATTTGGTTGTAGCATGTACCTAGCAAGCATAAACACCTGGTGAATTTGCCATCCTCTTCCCTTTGGCTACCAATTGTCATGTATTCATGGCTCATCCCGCTTCCCATCTATTTGTTGCAGATTAGTGTCCATGTACTGCAG belongs to Miscanthus floridulus cultivar M001 chromosome 4, ASM1932011v1, whole genome shotgun sequence and includes:
- the LOC136550958 gene encoding pumilio homolog 1-like yields the protein MGAQDTGLNAHGQMSPAGNLVLVPAPVSGGQISGAPGNAEQYLEEDAPLSQDAIKRYQHLIWVQVAYFSVCLDPTVATSGRLLQQAMQDLKNHCACDALVAHYENNPAEADTTVIRQQSTHSAGSSQVQQHHRARGFKNVIPPVHQQETVAPVMSPTLRLMNIKGKVAASCADRNWSRFVQQAIEVATPEEIVMVYMEIMPCVRTLAVDMFGNHALQKILEHGPKSCKREVISNLFGHMLPLSLDKYSCRVIQKAFDVGEHDQKVVMAKELSSKVLKCVRDQFANHVIQKCIECLPPKDIHFILRSFDGRAKALSIHPYGCHVIQKVLTRCKDQEIYHTLTAEIMENVNKLSADKFGNYVVQQLVEHGGHAMRSTMVRQFAGRVVSMSYHKFASNVVEKCLTFGSQEDRRLIADEIVGTGGGQHFDHLVDMMINPYANFVIQKMVVTAEEQQVALLLDVASSNATSLARYPHGKHVIDSMEKFLSGAKGGVHADPARCRR